A region from the Parasphingopyxis sp. CP4 genome encodes:
- a CDS encoding RsmB/NOP family class I SAM-dependent RNA methyltransferase, whose amino-acid sequence MSDASPPGVESRRAALQLLDSVLRHEKSIDSVAKRACRKLDRDEDRRLALAIAGEVLRRLPDYDELIDSATKNPLSDDAKARTVLRMALAQTLALGTPAHAAISTALPLLDGGPKRLVHGVFGTLSRQGAKLPEMPSLPGFVADRWGENWGDAMVADAAKAIATPPPLDLTLADPEKTAEWTEKLGGHSLMPGHVRCGRAAVPDLAGYSEGQWWVQDVSAGLPARLFGPGNGRSALDLCAAPGGKTLQLAAQGWQVTALDRAESRLARLSENLERTGLSADIVTADALHWATAEQFDAILIDAPCSATGIFRRHPDVLYRASPQIIAECAKIQQQMLDRASRWLKPGGTIVYAVCSLEPEEGEAATKTFLDAHPTFEIASIEGEMLPSGLAPAPEGWVRVLPGQIDDPEGADGFFLVRFRHS is encoded by the coding sequence CTGAGCGACGCATCCCCTCCCGGTGTTGAGAGCAGGCGGGCGGCGTTGCAGCTGCTCGATTCCGTGCTGCGCCACGAGAAATCCATCGATTCTGTGGCAAAACGCGCCTGTCGCAAGCTGGATCGCGACGAAGATCGCCGTTTGGCGCTGGCGATTGCCGGTGAAGTGCTGCGCCGATTGCCCGATTATGACGAACTGATTGATAGCGCGACCAAAAACCCGCTTTCCGATGATGCCAAGGCGCGCACCGTGCTGCGCATGGCGCTGGCCCAGACCCTGGCGCTCGGAACGCCAGCTCATGCGGCCATTTCCACGGCCTTGCCGCTGCTCGATGGGGGTCCCAAACGGCTCGTCCATGGCGTGTTCGGTACCTTGTCGCGCCAAGGGGCGAAACTCCCGGAAATGCCCAGTCTACCGGGCTTTGTAGCGGATCGCTGGGGAGAGAATTGGGGTGACGCCATGGTGGCGGACGCCGCCAAGGCGATCGCCACGCCGCCGCCGCTCGACCTGACCCTGGCCGATCCCGAGAAAACGGCGGAATGGACGGAGAAATTGGGGGGCCATAGCTTGATGCCGGGCCATGTCCGGTGCGGCCGGGCCGCAGTGCCCGATCTGGCGGGCTATTCCGAAGGCCAATGGTGGGTGCAGGATGTATCCGCCGGGCTTCCTGCGCGCTTGTTTGGGCCCGGAAACGGGCGATCTGCGCTTGATCTATGTGCGGCGCCGGGCGGCAAGACGTTGCAGCTCGCTGCTCAGGGCTGGCAGGTGACCGCGCTCGACCGCGCAGAAAGTCGTCTCGCGCGACTTTCGGAGAATTTGGAGCGAACCGGGCTTTCCGCCGATATCGTGACCGCCGATGCGCTGCATTGGGCAACGGCGGAGCAATTTGATGCGATCCTGATTGATGCGCCCTGTTCGGCGACCGGGATTTTCCGCCGCCATCCCGATGTGCTGTATCGCGCATCGCCACAGATCATCGCCGAGTGTGCGAAAATCCAGCAGCAGATGCTCGATCGCGCATCGCGATGGCTGAAACCGGGTGGGACGATCGTCTATGCGGTTTGCTCGCTCGAACCCGAAGAGGGAGAGGCGGCCACAAAGACGTTCCTGGACGCGCACCCGACGTTCGAAATCGCATCTATCGAGGGTGAAATGCTGCCATCGGGACTGGCGCCGGCACCCGAAGGCTGGGTTCGTGTGCTGCCTGGGCAGATCGACGATCCGGAGGGCGCAGACGGCTTTTTTCTTGTCCGGTTTCGGCACAGCTAG
- a CDS encoding DUF1674 domain-containing protein — MAGKRPDWVKAPDHLTPNSPVPEPKTGEPAHEHSGKEMLEPTRYGDWEHEGICWDF, encoded by the coding sequence ATGGCCGGAAAACGACCCGATTGGGTGAAAGCCCCCGACCATCTGACCCCGAACTCCCCCGTGCCCGAACCCAAGACCGGCGAACCGGCGCACGAGCATAGCGGCAAGGAAATGCTCGAACCCACCCGCTATGGCGATTGGGAGCATGAAGGCATTTGCTGGGACTTTTAA
- the purH gene encoding bifunctional phosphoribosylaminoimidazolecarboxamide formyltransferase/IMP cyclohydrolase — MSDVKITRALLSVSDKSGLVELGETLARHGVELVSTGGTARALREAGLDVRDISDVTGFPEMMDGRVKTLHPKVHGGLLAVRDNEDHVAAMDAHAIGAIDLVVVNLYPFAATVARGADRPDVIENIDIGGPSMVRSAAKNHAHVAIVTDPGDYAELAEALDANDGMTSLDFRKRLAAKAFAATAAYDSMIASWFAFADQGEQFPERLQIPVRRKQALRYGENPHQAASLYVPEMPGAKGISQAEQLQGKELSYNNFNDADAALELVSEFETAEPACVIVKHANPCGVAAAGSAIDAYNAAFACDTVSAFGGIVALNQALDAETASAITEIFTEVVIAPDADEAAREIFAKKKNLRLLLTGDFADPARPGMMMKTIAGGLLFQARDNGRISQSDLTVVTERQPTDQELADCLFAWTVAKHVKSNAIVYAKDGSTAGVGAGQMNRLESARIAAWKAKDAAEKAGWAEPRTIGSAVASDAFFPFADGLMAAVEAGATAVIQPGGSIRDDEVIAAANEAGLAMVFTGMRHFRH; from the coding sequence ATGTCGGATGTCAAAATCACCCGCGCATTGCTTTCCGTTTCGGACAAGAGCGGGCTGGTCGAATTGGGTGAAACGCTTGCGCGCCATGGTGTAGAGCTCGTCTCGACGGGAGGCACGGCCAGGGCGCTGCGCGAAGCGGGCCTCGATGTGCGCGACATATCGGACGTGACGGGTTTCCCTGAAATGATGGATGGCCGGGTGAAGACACTGCACCCAAAGGTCCATGGCGGGCTGTTGGCGGTGCGTGACAATGAAGACCATGTCGCGGCAATGGATGCACATGCGATCGGCGCGATCGATCTGGTCGTCGTCAATCTCTATCCCTTCGCCGCGACCGTCGCGCGGGGCGCGGATCGACCCGATGTGATCGAGAATATCGATATTGGCGGCCCGTCCATGGTGCGTTCGGCGGCGAAAAACCACGCGCATGTCGCGATTGTCACGGATCCAGGCGACTATGCCGAGCTTGCCGAAGCGCTGGATGCGAATGACGGAATGACGTCGCTCGATTTTCGCAAGCGCCTGGCCGCAAAGGCTTTTGCGGCAACCGCTGCTTATGATTCGATGATCGCGAGCTGGTTTGCCTTTGCCGATCAGGGCGAGCAATTCCCCGAGCGGCTGCAGATCCCGGTGCGCCGCAAACAGGCGCTGCGCTATGGCGAAAACCCGCATCAGGCAGCATCGCTCTATGTCCCTGAAATGCCGGGTGCCAAGGGCATTTCCCAAGCCGAACAGCTGCAGGGGAAAGAGCTCAGCTATAATAATTTCAACGACGCGGATGCAGCGCTTGAGCTGGTTTCCGAATTCGAGACCGCTGAACCGGCCTGCGTGATCGTCAAACATGCCAATCCGTGCGGTGTTGCGGCCGCTGGATCAGCGATCGATGCCTATAACGCCGCCTTTGCCTGCGACACGGTTTCTGCTTTTGGCGGGATTGTCGCGCTCAATCAGGCGCTCGATGCGGAGACTGCGAGCGCTATCACGGAGATATTTACCGAAGTTGTCATCGCACCCGACGCAGATGAGGCGGCGCGCGAAATCTTTGCCAAGAAGAAAAACCTCCGCTTGCTGCTGACTGGCGATTTTGCTGATCCTGCGCGGCCCGGGATGATGATGAAGACGATCGCCGGCGGCCTGTTGTTCCAGGCACGCGATAATGGTCGGATTAGCCAGTCTGACCTCACCGTGGTCACCGAGCGCCAGCCAACCGATCAGGAACTGGCCGACTGCCTGTTCGCCTGGACAGTGGCGAAACATGTGAAGTCAAACGCGATTGTCTACGCCAAGGATGGCAGCACCGCTGGTGTCGGTGCCGGTCAAATGAACCGGCTGGAATCAGCGCGCATTGCCGCATGGAAGGCCAAGGACGCTGCGGAAAAGGCCGGCTGGGCGGAACCGCGCACGATCGGGTCCGCTGTGGCGTCAGATGCCTTTTTCCCCTTTGCTGATGGCCTGATGGCGGCGGTCGAAGCGGGGGCAACGGCCGTGATCCAGCCCGGCGGCTCAATCCGCGATGATGAAGTGATTGCAGCGGCCAATGAGGCGGGGCTTGCCATGGTCTTTACCGGGATGCGTCACTTCCGGCATTGA
- a CDS encoding heparinase II/III family protein — translation MTVAERIDMPESAQDSIDKGRRLIRLDDGGLSLSERLATRFRHLIWRTPLHRLRLRGKFPLKLVAVPSDPIPGDRTRGTSLLEGRALYHGQEIALADLDFAALDVSPGLAKYLQSFEWLRDLASAGSRSEIVPIAEALMRNWLETHSGKVAESAWRPDMWGQRVLLWTSYAPLILSSDDLVYRSAVLNTLARGARHLDRAAPKESPGLTQVRAWAGITGAGLLVQGGEPRVARGEAGLERALSQTLTADGGIICRSPIAQLDLVETLGMLRAAYDARAMEFPVAFQSALSFAVPALLGVTLGDGGLSSWQGGPPIPGRRIAAAIEATGHRALPLRQARDWGYQRMAAGDTVLVVDGAPPPSMRLETGGCASTLGFELSHGPHRIVVNCGGAGGTALPKSFADGLRTTAAHSTLTVADSNSTALNPDGSLGRGVVEVELSRAERNGVSRLTASHDGYVQRYGFVHKRQLGLSEDGDELRGEDVLLPGGRGKSDGAAFAVRFHLGADVDVTPTADNMGALLKMDGGPAWHFRCRGTGLMIDDSVWIDEKSRLCKTKQLVLAGEAAPGGTTIGWLFRRAG, via the coding sequence ATGACGGTTGCTGAGCGGATCGACATGCCCGAGAGCGCACAGGACAGCATCGACAAAGGACGCCGGCTTATTCGGCTCGACGATGGTGGCCTTTCGCTGTCCGAGAGGCTGGCCACCCGCTTTCGTCACCTGATCTGGCGGACGCCGCTGCATCGCCTGCGGTTACGCGGCAAATTCCCGTTGAAGCTGGTTGCGGTCCCCTCCGATCCGATTCCCGGCGATCGTACGCGCGGCACATCTCTGCTCGAAGGGCGGGCGCTGTATCATGGCCAGGAAATCGCGCTGGCCGATCTTGATTTCGCTGCGCTTGATGTTTCGCCCGGTCTCGCAAAATATCTGCAGAGCTTCGAATGGTTGCGCGATCTCGCCTCGGCGGGTTCGCGATCGGAAATCGTGCCGATCGCCGAAGCGCTGATGCGCAACTGGCTCGAAACGCATAGCGGCAAGGTTGCTGAATCTGCATGGCGACCGGATATGTGGGGCCAGCGCGTGTTGCTCTGGACGAGCTACGCGCCGCTGATCCTCTCATCGGATGACCTCGTCTATCGGTCGGCCGTTCTCAACACGCTGGCGCGCGGTGCGCGTCATCTTGATCGTGCGGCGCCCAAGGAAAGCCCGGGTTTGACGCAGGTGCGCGCCTGGGCCGGTATCACTGGCGCGGGCCTGCTCGTCCAAGGCGGCGAACCGCGCGTTGCGCGGGGCGAGGCCGGGCTTGAGCGCGCATTGAGCCAGACTCTGACCGCCGATGGCGGAATCATCTGCCGCTCGCCCATCGCCCAGCTCGATCTTGTGGAAACGCTTGGCATGTTGCGTGCTGCCTATGATGCGCGCGCAATGGAGTTTCCGGTTGCCTTCCAATCGGCCCTGTCTTTCGCAGTTCCAGCCTTGCTTGGGGTGACGTTGGGCGATGGCGGACTTTCGAGCTGGCAGGGCGGACCTCCCATTCCCGGTCGCCGGATTGCCGCAGCCATCGAAGCAACTGGGCACCGCGCCTTGCCGCTGCGCCAGGCGCGCGATTGGGGCTATCAGCGGATGGCCGCCGGAGACACGGTGCTGGTGGTCGACGGGGCTCCACCGCCTTCGATGCGCCTTGAGACAGGCGGTTGCGCGTCAACGCTGGGCTTTGAGCTATCGCACGGGCCGCATCGCATTGTCGTCAATTGCGGCGGCGCTGGCGGTACTGCACTCCCCAAAAGCTTTGCCGATGGTTTGCGGACGACTGCGGCCCATTCGACACTCACCGTGGCCGACAGCAATTCCACCGCCCTCAATCCCGATGGGTCGCTGGGACGTGGGGTTGTCGAGGTCGAGCTGAGCCGCGCAGAACGCAATGGCGTGTCCCGGTTGACTGCCAGCCATGATGGCTATGTTCAGCGCTATGGCTTCGTCCATAAGCGCCAGCTTGGCCTGTCCGAAGATGGCGACGAGTTGCGCGGCGAAGATGTGCTGCTGCCCGGCGGGCGCGGGAAATCGGACGGCGCAGCCTTTGCCGTCCGCTTCCATCTCGGCGCGGATGTCGACGTCACACCAACGGCGGACAATATGGGCGCTCTCCTCAAGATGGATGGCGGGCCGGCCTGGCATTTCCGGTGTCGGGGCACCGGGTTGATGATCGACGATAGCGTCTGGATCGATGAAAAATCCCGCCTCTGCAAAACCAAACAGCTTGTATTGGCCGGTGAGGCCGCGCCCGGCGGCACCACTATCGGCTGGCTCTTCCGTCGTGCGGGATAG
- a CDS encoding lipopolysaccharide biosynthesis protein: MAEVDKTPPPDLSALAKGGRTNVFGFILRLAARIPFLFIAGRWYGAEALGIFAYAVIVVEFAAQLSTLGLKRGLAEQLSKTDRPHVHVIWDAMLGGFIASAIAVALLVSFPQAMFPNSEIQGLERLLPLTIFALAASDIALAALAYRHDIGATVRARAIVEPWTISIAAFFLAFYSLRDGLILAYVLSMIAALVASVWPLLRTFGLPRGWRPHPVRLMRMAWTNLPMAGADAIEWVSRRLDIAILGLFFSPAIVGIYYVAQQLASLPQKLKTSFDPILGPVITQNLRDGNRAAVAKQVRQAGFWIIAAQAGVALALGIPGEAWMGLVGAVFVGGTGVLAFLLAAEVVAATAAVSEAALVYVARHRNLMISCFMLAVQAALSVAIILIMRAYELPLLFQATGPAIALMLALGMASVMKARLLSRLLEAPVSPWRWALVWAAGTATVVGYLATFTPEWIELVIGVPAVLAIYCLIIWFRGFGAEDRLLFKMSKTDETPS; encoded by the coding sequence ATGGCGGAGGTAGACAAAACCCCGCCGCCCGATCTGTCTGCCCTCGCCAAGGGTGGCCGCACCAATGTGTTCGGATTCATCCTCCGTCTTGCGGCACGTATCCCTTTCCTGTTTATCGCAGGGCGCTGGTATGGTGCCGAAGCGCTCGGGATCTTCGCCTATGCGGTGATTGTCGTCGAATTTGCCGCTCAGCTCTCTACGCTGGGCCTCAAACGCGGGCTGGCGGAACAGCTTTCCAAGACAGATAGGCCGCATGTCCATGTGATCTGGGATGCAATGCTGGGCGGCTTTATCGCATCGGCCATTGCCGTCGCGCTGCTTGTGTCCTTCCCCCAGGCGATGTTCCCGAACAGCGAGATACAGGGGCTGGAACGCTTGCTGCCGCTGACAATCTTTGCGCTCGCCGCATCGGATATTGCGCTCGCCGCTCTCGCCTATCGCCATGATATTGGCGCAACTGTCCGCGCCCGGGCGATTGTCGAGCCCTGGACGATCAGCATCGCGGCCTTCTTCCTGGCCTTTTATTCGCTGCGAGACGGGCTGATCCTGGCCTATGTATTGTCGATGATTGCCGCGCTTGTGGCTTCGGTATGGCCGCTGCTGCGGACATTTGGACTGCCGCGCGGCTGGCGCCCCCATCCAGTGCGCCTGATGCGGATGGCCTGGACAAACCTGCCCATGGCCGGGGCCGATGCCATTGAATGGGTTTCGCGTCGGCTGGATATCGCCATTCTTGGCCTGTTCTTCTCGCCGGCGATTGTCGGCATCTATTATGTCGCCCAGCAATTGGCGTCACTTCCACAGAAACTCAAAACTAGCTTCGATCCGATCCTTGGCCCCGTCATCACGCAAAACCTGCGTGACGGGAACCGGGCGGCGGTGGCCAAACAGGTCCGCCAGGCGGGTTTCTGGATCATCGCGGCCCAAGCCGGCGTTGCGCTGGCGCTTGGTATTCCTGGCGAGGCCTGGATGGGGCTGGTCGGCGCGGTGTTTGTTGGCGGCACAGGCGTTCTGGCCTTCCTGCTCGCCGCTGAAGTTGTGGCGGCAACCGCGGCGGTTTCCGAAGCGGCGCTGGTCTACGTGGCCCGCCATCGCAACCTGATGATCTCTTGTTTCATGCTCGCGGTTCAGGCTGCGCTGTCAGTAGCGATTATCCTGATCATGCGCGCCTATGAATTGCCCTTGCTCTTCCAGGCAACCGGCCCGGCAATTGCGCTGATGCTGGCGCTGGGCATGGCATCGGTGATGAAAGCCCGGCTCCTGTCACGTCTGCTCGAAGCGCCGGTCAGCCCATGGCGCTGGGCGCTGGTATGGGCCGCTGGGACAGCCACGGTGGTTGGCTATCTCGCTACGTTCACGCCGGAATGGATCGAGTTGGTAATCGGTGTACCGGCCGTATTGGCGATCTACTGCCTGATCATCTGGTTCCGTGGCTTTGGGGCCGAGGACCGATTGCTTTTCAAAATGTCCAAAACCGACGAGACGCCATCCTAG
- a CDS encoding NAD(P)H-dependent glycerol-3-phosphate dehydrogenase, whose protein sequence is MSIDQIGVIGGGAWGTALAQCAAQNDSPVMLWAREGEVVRSINDQCANPMFLPNVQLSRKIRATSQLDDLSDCDAILVVAPAQHVRDILGSASIGFAPLILCAKGIEAGSKKLMSEVAAETYPGSPIAVLSGPTFAHEVAAGLPAAVTLACEDQALGASIAKRLASRSFRPYLSNDVVGAEIGGAVKNVLAIACGVVEGKRLGQNARSALISRGFAEMTRFGLARGAQAETLAGLSGLGDLVLTCSSTSSRNFSLGKGLGEGRSAEELMSDRTTVAEGAHTAPVLREAAHDAGVEMPITEAVCAMLEGETSVEATVEALMARPLKSER, encoded by the coding sequence ATGAGTATAGACCAGATCGGCGTCATCGGTGGGGGAGCATGGGGTACGGCGCTCGCCCAATGCGCGGCGCAAAATGACAGTCCCGTCATGCTCTGGGCGCGCGAAGGTGAGGTTGTGCGCTCGATCAACGATCAATGCGCCAATCCCATGTTCCTTCCCAATGTCCAACTGTCCCGCAAAATTCGCGCGACCAGCCAGCTTGATGATCTGTCTGATTGCGATGCGATATTGGTGGTCGCCCCCGCCCAGCATGTTCGCGACATATTGGGATCCGCATCGATTGGCTTTGCGCCACTGATCCTGTGCGCGAAAGGCATTGAAGCGGGATCGAAGAAATTGATGAGCGAGGTGGCGGCCGAAACCTATCCGGGTTCGCCGATCGCGGTCCTGTCTGGCCCGACCTTTGCGCATGAAGTGGCTGCCGGGCTGCCGGCGGCGGTCACCTTGGCCTGCGAAGATCAGGCATTGGGCGCGTCGATTGCCAAGCGGCTCGCGAGCCGCAGCTTCCGGCCCTATCTCTCGAACGATGTCGTGGGCGCCGAAATTGGCGGTGCGGTGAAGAATGTGCTCGCCATTGCCTGTGGTGTGGTTGAGGGCAAGCGGCTCGGCCAAAATGCCCGTTCGGCGCTTATTTCCCGCGGGTTTGCGGAAATGACGCGATTTGGCCTGGCGCGCGGCGCACAGGCGGAAACACTCGCCGGTCTATCGGGGCTCGGCGATCTCGTGCTGACCTGTTCATCCACCAGCTCGCGCAATTTCTCACTCGGCAAAGGCCTGGGCGAAGGGCGGTCTGCCGAAGAGCTGATGAGTGATCGGACAACAGTTGCCGAAGGTGCCCATACCGCGCCGGTTTTGCGGGAAGCCGCCCATGATGCGGGCGTCGAAATGCCGATTACCGAGGCGGTCTGCGCCATGCTGGAAGGCGAAACATCGGTCGAGGCAACGGTCGAAGCGCTGATGGCGCGGCCATTGAAAAGCGAACGCTAG
- the htpX gene encoding zinc metalloprotease HtpX — MNQVKTLIMLAVMTALFMGIGLMLGGRMGMILAFLVAAGMNLFTYWNADKIVLRMHNARQVDAHTAPEFYELVEDLAERARLPMPKVYIVDSPHPNAFATGRNPENAAVAATSGLLEILNRDEVEGVMAHELAHVRNRDTLIMTMTATIAGAISMLASYGYFFRGGGGRGGLAALVAVFLAPFAAMIVQMAISRTREYGADRGGAEISGKPGALASALAKLANGASQIHNPVVDRNPATAQLYIVPALFGGARSLFSTHPDTNIRIAELEKMAAVMDAPAGRSAIDDGVSSRGGSALNPHRRDR; from the coding sequence GTGAACCAGGTAAAAACGCTGATCATGCTGGCGGTGATGACCGCGCTCTTCATGGGTATCGGGTTGATGCTCGGCGGCCGGATGGGGATGATCCTCGCCTTTCTCGTGGCGGCGGGCATGAACCTTTTCACCTATTGGAATGCCGACAAGATCGTCCTCCGGATGCATAATGCGCGGCAGGTCGATGCGCATACAGCGCCGGAATTCTATGAGCTTGTCGAGGATCTTGCCGAACGCGCGCGGCTCCCCATGCCCAAAGTCTATATCGTCGATTCCCCGCATCCCAATGCCTTTGCAACCGGCCGAAACCCCGAAAATGCGGCCGTGGCGGCAACGTCCGGGCTCCTCGAGATACTGAACCGCGATGAAGTGGAGGGGGTGATGGCGCATGAGCTCGCCCATGTGCGCAACCGCGATACGTTGATCATGACGATGACCGCGACAATTGCCGGGGCGATCTCGATGCTGGCCAGCTATGGCTATTTCTTCCGGGGCGGCGGCGGACGCGGCGGGCTTGCTGCCCTTGTTGCAGTGTTTCTCGCGCCCTTTGCGGCGATGATCGTCCAGATGGCGATCAGCCGGACGCGCGAATATGGCGCGGATCGCGGCGGTGCTGAGATTTCCGGCAAGCCGGGCGCATTGGCTTCGGCCCTGGCGAAGCTCGCTAACGGCGCTTCGCAAATCCATAATCCGGTCGTCGATCGCAATCCGGCGACGGCCCAGCTATATATCGTTCCCGCGCTGTTTGGCGGCGCGCGCAGCCTGTTCTCGACCCATCCGGACACGAATATCCGTATTGCCGAACTTGAAAAGATGGCCGCTGTCATGGACGCGCCAGCCGGGCGCAGCGCGATTGACGATGGCGTGTCCTCGCGCGGTGGTAGCGCGCTCAATCCGCATCGGCGCGACCGCTGA
- the rpe gene encoding ribulose-phosphate 3-epimerase, whose product MARPVRIAPSILSADFSKLGEEVRAIDAAGADWIHIDVMDGHFVPNLTIGPGVVKALRPHTDKHFDVHLMISPVDIFIESFANAGADTITVHPEAGPHVHRTVQHIKSLGKRAGISLNPATPIDILDYLLEEIDLVLVMSVNPGFGGQSFIDSQLRKIEAIRARIDALGKPIDLEVDGGVDPDTAPRAIAAGADALVAGTATFRGGPDNYAANIRALRGE is encoded by the coding sequence ATGGCCCGGCCCGTCCGCATAGCGCCCTCGATCCTATCCGCAGACTTTTCCAAGCTTGGGGAAGAGGTGCGTGCGATCGATGCTGCCGGTGCCGATTGGATCCATATCGATGTGATGGACGGGCATTTCGTGCCCAATCTCACCATCGGGCCCGGCGTCGTGAAGGCATTGCGCCCGCATACCGACAAGCATTTCGACGTCCATCTGATGATCTCGCCGGTCGATATCTTTATCGAGAGTTTTGCCAATGCGGGCGCCGATACGATCACTGTGCACCCGGAAGCCGGGCCGCATGTCCATCGCACCGTCCAGCATATCAAATCGCTCGGCAAACGGGCTGGCATCTCGCTGAACCCGGCAACGCCAATCGATATCCTGGATTATCTGCTCGAAGAGATTGATCTCGTCCTCGTGATGAGCGTCAATCCCGGCTTTGGCGGTCAGAGCTTTATCGACAGCCAGCTGCGCAAGATCGAAGCGATCCGTGCGCGCATCGATGCGCTGGGCAAGCCGATCGATCTCGAGGTTGATGGCGGCGTCGATCCGGACACCGCGCCGCGCGCTATTGCTGCTGGCGCTGATGCGCTGGTCGCTGGCACTGCGACATTCCGGGGCGGACCGGATAATTACGCGGCCAATATCCGCGCGCTGAGGGGCGAATGA